TTTTATCATTCTGGTGGAGGAAGCCCATACCCAAGAAGTGCTGGTCGATTCCTGTCGTTTTGAGGAACCTTTGATTGCTGTGGCCCTGTATGGTTCCGGGAATGTGCATCTTTCCATGAACCATGGAGATACCCAGAATACCTATGACAACACAAAAGGTCTGGCCCTCTCCTTTTATGCGGACGATACCGTGGATTCCGTGCATACCATCTCCCCGGAAAAACCATTGCAATGTCTGGTCATTGCCACGGCCCCAAGAAACTTGAAAAACCTACCCAATGGGGAAGGGGAGCTGTTTACGGAACTGTTGGAACAACTGGTCAATCCGGCTGCATCCTATGTGGAAGGTCTCCGCTTTTTCATGACCCCGGAGATGCAACATATTGTGGACAATATTTTTTCCAATGACTATCAGGGAAAAGCAAAGATGATGTTCTTCCGTAGCCAGATTACAGCATTGTTGTCCCACTTTTTTTGGCAACTGTCGCAAATGAAAACCCAAGGCATCAATACTTCCGAACGGGAAAAGCTATTGGTGGCCCAGGAAATCCTTTCCAATAATCTGG
The sequence above is a segment of the Muricauda sp. SCSIO 64092 genome. Coding sequences within it:
- a CDS encoding helix-turn-helix transcriptional regulator → MIRDTININDFIILVEEAHTQEVLVDSCRFEEPLIAVALYGSGNVHLSMNHGDTQNTYDNTKGLALSFYADDTVDSVHTISPEKPLQCLVIATAPRNLKNLPNGEGELFTELLEQLVNPAASYVEGLRFFMTPEMQHIVDNIFSNDYQGKAKMMFFRSQITALLSHFFWQLSQMKTQGINTSEREKLLVAQEILSNNLDSPPSLTELSKQIGLNTFALKKEFKELFGVPVFKYLQNERMTKAHELIRNKEATVQEAAWHVGYDSLSSFSNAFTKKFGFRPSELRS